The Lacticaseibacillus pabuli region CCACAACGGGCTTAATTTGGAAACAGGCGGCAGCGGCTGGTTCAAGAAACTCATCAAAACTAGCCATAAGAGCTGGGGCGATGACGTCGTTGCGGCTAGCGATGGCGTGAAGGCGATGCACCTGACGACCAACAAGGACGAGGAAGACCCGCACGCGTGGTTGAGCATTGCCAATGGGATTCAGTATGTTGAGACCATTACGGATGCCCTCGCCCGTAAGGATAAAAAGAATGCTTCGTATTACCGCCAGCGCAGTGCTGCGTACGTCGCGAAGCTCGGTGATTTGCATGAACAGGCCAAGCAGAAGTTCGCAGACGTCCCTGAGAAGGCACGCGTTCTCGTCACCAGTGAAGGGGCGTTTAAATACTTTGGCAAGGCATACGATGTGCAGCCAACCTACATTTGGGAGATTAACACCGAATCCCAAGGGACCCCAGAACAGATGAAACGGGTACTTGCTGCCATTGAAAGCAGTGATGTGAAGGCACTGTTCGTTGAAACGTCGGTCTCACCAAAATCGATGGAGAAGGTGGCAAAGGAAACCGGCCTACCCATTAAGTCCAAAATCTTCACGGACTCACTCGCACAATCTGGCAAGACTGGTGACACGTACTACACCATGATGAAATGGAATTTAGACAAGATTCACACTGGTATGATTGGCCGGTAAATTCAAGTGAGACAATAATAGGCAGCCCGCGCATTTCGCGTAGGCTGCCTATTCGTTTATTTCGCAATTTCCTATCGTTTAAGG contains the following coding sequences:
- a CDS encoding metal ABC transporter solute-binding protein, Zn/Mn family, encoding MLKRLSITIAALAIVIAGVFAFTNRNNDQDQAATDGKLRVVTTNSILEDMVHQVAGDKIELYSIVKRGVDPHEYDPQPKDVAATTKADLIFHNGLNLETGGSGWFKKLIKTSHKSWGDDVVAASDGVKAMHLTTNKDEEDPHAWLSIANGIQYVETITDALARKDKKNASYYRQRSAAYVAKLGDLHEQAKQKFADVPEKARVLVTSEGAFKYFGKAYDVQPTYIWEINTESQGTPEQMKRVLAAIESSDVKALFVETSVSPKSMEKVAKETGLPIKSKIFTDSLAQSGKTGDTYYTMMKWNLDKIHTGMIGR